A region of Deltaproteobacteria bacterium DNA encodes the following proteins:
- a CDS encoding SLC13/DASS family transporter — translation MVENSKPIASGAGLPEMPDEIVLSPEKPRLDWNRLLFIAIGIVLFFIVYSAPPWPDAVDPMGKHFALSKEAKGALAVFLLAGTWWVFEVVPIGVTSITIGVMQALFLIRPAKAAFKDFMDPSVMFIFGSIVIGMVFTKTGLTKRLAYKMLAIVGEKTSMIYLGCFVVTAAMTHVMAHTAVAATIYPLLLAIYALYGEGDKKTKFGKGLFIGMAYVAGAGSIVTLLGAARGAVAIGFYNDIMGKDISFFQLTYYMFLPGWIMVFVLWAFFMVFLKPEKKTIPGLREKAKKLNEQLGKISGKEILAASIVIGVILVMGLRSFVPALKAIDKTAIVLISTILFFITKILDIKDLEEIPWNIILLFAGAMSIGFCLWETGAAKWMAVNWLGMFQESPGFVFIMSIAFFVMIMTNFIMNVAAIAISLPVALVIAPYLGVSGEVILFASLVTAGMPFLLLVGAAPNAIAYDSKQFTTGEFFTYGIPASVLLMAVVALCVWVIWPVLGMPITLPAP, via the coding sequence ATGGTTGAAAACAGTAAGCCGATTGCCTCCGGGGCAGGTCTCCCGGAGATGCCTGATGAAATCGTTCTTTCTCCTGAAAAGCCCAGACTGGACTGGAACCGCCTGCTTTTCATAGCAATAGGGATCGTCCTCTTTTTCATAGTCTATTCTGCCCCGCCGTGGCCGGACGCGGTGGACCCCATGGGAAAGCACTTTGCTCTGTCCAAAGAGGCCAAGGGGGCGCTGGCCGTTTTTTTGCTGGCCGGCACCTGGTGGGTCTTTGAGGTTGTGCCGATCGGGGTAACCAGTATCACAATAGGGGTGATGCAAGCCCTCTTTCTCATCCGGCCTGCCAAGGCAGCCTTTAAGGATTTCATGGATCCTTCCGTGATGTTTATCTTTGGCTCAATAGTCATCGGCATGGTCTTTACCAAGACAGGCCTCACCAAGCGCCTGGCGTATAAGATGCTGGCTATTGTGGGAGAAAAAACCAGCATGATCTACCTCGGCTGCTTTGTGGTCACGGCTGCCATGACCCATGTCATGGCCCACACGGCAGTGGCCGCTACCATATATCCACTCCTTTTGGCCATCTATGCCCTGTACGGAGAAGGAGACAAAAAAACCAAATTCGGGAAGGGCCTTTTCATAGGCATGGCCTATGTGGCCGGCGCAGGGAGCATCGTAACCCTGTTGGGCGCTGCGCGCGGCGCCGTGGCAATCGGCTTTTATAACGACATCATGGGAAAGGATATCAGCTTTTTTCAACTTACCTATTATATGTTTCTTCCCGGATGGATCATGGTCTTTGTCCTGTGGGCATTTTTCATGGTCTTTTTGAAACCGGAAAAAAAGACGATTCCCGGTCTCAGGGAAAAGGCCAAGAAGCTCAATGAGCAACTGGGCAAAATCAGCGGCAAAGAAATCCTGGCAGCCTCCATTGTCATTGGCGTCATCTTGGTCATGGGCCTGCGGTCCTTTGTCCCGGCCCTGAAAGCGATTGACAAGACGGCGATTGTTCTCATTTCAACCATCCTGTTCTTTATTACTAAAATTCTCGATATTAAGGACCTGGAAGAGATCCCCTGGAATATTATCTTGCTCTTTGCCGGGGCCATGAGCATCGGTTTTTGCCTATGGGAAACCGGCGCAGCGAAATGGATGGCCGTTAACTGGCTTGGAATGTTCCAGGAATCTCCCGGGTTTGTATTTATCATGAGCATCGCCTTTTTTGTCATGATCATGACAAACTTTATCATGAACGTGGCTGCCATTGCTATCTCGCTGCCTGTGGCCCTGGTGATTGCCCCTTATCTGGGCGTATCCGGCGAAGTGATCCTCTTTGCATCACTGGTCACGGCCGGCATGCCTTTTCTCTTGCTGGTAGGCGCGGCCCCGAATGCCATTGCGTATGATTCAAAGCAATTTACCACGGGCGAGTTCTTTACCTACGGCATTCCGGCAAGCGTCCTCCTGATGGCAGTAGTGGCCCTGTGCGTGTGGGTGATCTGGCCAGTCCTGGGAATGCCGATTACTCTGCCGGCACCTTGA
- a CDS encoding CBS domain-containing protein yields MQSAKRVKDFMVEITEYPHIAYWMSVRDAIAMIHSSYDETAGLGEHRMVLVFDEKYQLQGVLTLKSLLTGIEPKFLRRDETSPFEGLTDKDYASLSALVEGTFSSRCKEEAEKPVSEVMVPIRATVEANDSLERAAFVMLQADVNLLPVMDGENIAGVLRMSDVFNELTKTVLE; encoded by the coding sequence ATGCAGAGTGCTAAAAGGGTGAAGGATTTCATGGTTGAGATAACCGAGTATCCCCACATTGCTTACTGGATGAGCGTGCGGGATGCCATCGCCATGATTCACAGTTCTTATGATGAGACAGCGGGTCTGGGAGAGCACCGGATGGTTCTTGTATTTGATGAAAAGTATCAACTCCAGGGTGTTTTGACACTGAAAAGCCTTCTCACGGGCATTGAGCCGAAGTTTCTTAGAAGGGATGAAACGTCACCTTTTGAGGGACTCACGGACAAAGACTATGCAAGCCTTTCTGCCCTTGTGGAAGGCACCTTTTCTAGCAGGTGCAAAGAGGAGGCGGAAAAGCCGGTCAGTGAGGTTATGGTACCGATCCGGGCAACGGTTGAGGCAAATGATTCTCTTGAAAGAGCGGCCTTTGTCATGCTTCAGGCGGACGTGAACCTGCTCCCTGTGATGGATGGGGAGAACATAGCAGGTGTTTTGCGCATGAGCGACGTTTTTAATGAGCTGACTAAAACCGTATTAGAGTGA
- a CDS encoding CBS domain-containing protein — MVREKGVRDLVIPLTDYPHMPYWGTLREAIVQLNVSYETGHHTIMVFNEAYKLVGMLLQNDILRAIEPKFGQGNQESIPISWDDLLNTVSEKRLALPIKEFMSEATVTIDAEESILMASHMMLEEATCLLPVTEGERFIGVVRMEDLFHEITNAMLKL; from the coding sequence ATGGTACGCGAAAAGGGAGTAAGGGATCTAGTCATTCCGCTGACAGACTATCCTCACATGCCTTACTGGGGAACCCTTAGGGAGGCGATTGTACAGCTCAATGTCTCCTATGAAACAGGACACCATACAATCATGGTCTTTAACGAGGCATACAAGCTTGTGGGCATGCTTTTGCAAAATGACATCTTAAGGGCAATTGAACCGAAGTTTGGTCAAGGCAACCAGGAGAGTATCCCAATATCATGGGACGACCTGCTCAACACCGTAAGCGAAAAGCGGCTTGCCCTGCCAATTAAGGAGTTCATGTCCGAGGCCACGGTCACGATTGATGCCGAGGAGAGCATTTTGATGGCTTCTCACATGATGCTGGAGGAGGCCACCTGTCTCCTGCCGGTCACGGAAGGGGAAAGGTTTATCGGGGTTGTGCGGATGGAAGATCTGTTTCACGAAATAACAAACGCCATGTTAAAGCTATAA
- a CDS encoding sigma-54-dependent Fis family transcriptional regulator yields MQRFIIGSDVMRFIINLVHQVAKYDVNVLLTGESGTGKEMLARMIHLESSRAENPFVPVNCGILSGLLFEDKLFGHEKGSFTGAICRQKGCFETADKGTLFLDEVSGVPLENQVDFLRVLEDLRFSRIGGNEQIEADVRIISATNKDLRDLVKKGEFREDLFYRLHVVPIYIPPLRERKSAIAEMVNYFLDQLSVRYEKPRPAVSSEAMDVFCRYDWPGNVRELRNLLERVFILNVKDTIGIEQLPSDFLWHFKEPPAMDLGEVKRKAETKAILDVFDRVQGDRERAARILNISPRTLRYKLNRYGIKVDSRRNVLS; encoded by the coding sequence ATGCAGAGATTTATCATCGGTTCTGATGTGATGCGCTTCATTATCAACTTGGTGCATCAGGTTGCCAAATACGATGTAAATGTGCTACTAACAGGCGAAAGCGGCACAGGCAAGGAGATGCTTGCCCGGATGATCCACCTTGAGAGCTCAAGGGCTGAAAACCCTTTTGTTCCGGTAAACTGCGGCATCCTCTCAGGCCTTCTGTTCGAAGACAAGCTTTTTGGGCACGAAAAGGGATCCTTCACAGGGGCCATTTGCAGGCAGAAGGGCTGCTTTGAGACGGCTGACAAAGGCACTCTGTTTCTCGATGAGGTCTCCGGAGTGCCTTTGGAAAATCAGGTGGATTTTTTGCGGGTCCTGGAAGATCTTCGGTTTTCACGCATTGGGGGAAATGAGCAAATTGAGGCGGATGTTCGGATTATCTCGGCAACGAACAAAGACCTCAGAGACCTGGTCAAAAAGGGGGAGTTTAGAGAGGACCTGTTCTATCGTCTTCATGTCGTGCCAATCTACATACCTCCTTTAAGGGAGAGAAAGAGCGCTATCGCCGAGATGGTGAATTACTTTCTGGATCAATTAAGCGTCAGGTACGAAAAACCGAGACCTGCTGTATCGTCAGAGGCCATGGATGTTTTTTGCCGCTATGATTGGCCCGGAAATGTGAGGGAACTGAGAAACCTCTTGGAAAGGGTTTTTATCCTGAACGTCAAGGATACGATCGGTATAGAGCAACTCCCTTCTGATTTTCTATGGCACTTTAAAGAACCTCCGGCCATGGATCTGGGAGAAGTCAAAAGAAAGGCGGAAACCAAGGCCATCCTGGACGTCTTTGATCGTGTGCAGGGCGACAGGGAACGGGCCGCCCGGATCCTTAATATCAGCCCGCGAACCTTGAGATACAAACTGAATCGATATGGGATCAAGGTGGATTCAAGACGCAACGTTTTGTCATGA
- a CDS encoding sulfite exporter TauE/SafE family protein — protein sequence MKVHHIILILLFLGLTLCLDINNCQAVSKAGGSSAVQASAAESTVASGEHEVPWYIIRLPTLNRDFNVWVLIAIGFSVGVLGRFFGTGGIIFVTPALNVFGFPIATAVGTDLAQMTVKACIRLAKGGWRQQVELKLVVLMIIGMVAGVELGARTVIWLAALSKAGTVIRMVYLAGLLGLGLFMFIEYRKITGVQHDETFSGQSWLPPLDEGGTAVSRRLQAMKLPPVVTLSASGVRVSFWIIIGIAFITGWLFGLLGVMGAFLPLPAMIYLMGLAAAIALGTDLFCTAFSGGYGALTYALKGHVEIIAVLWILVGTLVGTQTCSRTAHYVKGPGIRLLYAVTAITVGLSVLLKQFGMIVPARVVLLVAILAPCGILMAKMLKGYLRERQE from the coding sequence ATGAAAGTCCATCACATCATCTTGATCTTGTTATTTCTGGGGCTGACCCTCTGCCTTGACATCAACAACTGCCAGGCCGTCTCCAAGGCAGGGGGGAGTTCTGCCGTCCAGGCTTCGGCTGCTGAATCCACTGTGGCCTCCGGGGAGCATGAGGTCCCTTGGTACATTATAAGACTTCCTACCCTCAACCGGGACTTCAACGTCTGGGTCCTTATCGCCATCGGATTTTCCGTAGGGGTCCTGGGCCGGTTTTTTGGCACAGGGGGCATAATTTTTGTGACTCCGGCCTTGAATGTATTCGGCTTTCCAATAGCCACGGCAGTAGGGACCGACCTTGCCCAGATGACCGTTAAGGCCTGCATAAGACTTGCTAAAGGTGGTTGGAGGCAGCAAGTGGAACTCAAACTTGTTGTGCTGATGATCATCGGTATGGTCGCCGGTGTTGAGCTGGGGGCCCGGACGGTGATATGGCTTGCTGCGTTAAGTAAGGCCGGAACGGTTATCCGGATGGTCTATCTTGCCGGGCTTCTCGGGCTGGGCCTGTTCATGTTCATAGAATACAGAAAGATTACAGGCGTTCAACACGATGAGACATTTTCGGGCCAGAGTTGGCTTCCGCCACTTGATGAGGGCGGGACCGCCGTATCGAGGAGGCTCCAGGCCATGAAGCTTCCACCTGTAGTTACTTTGTCGGCATCCGGCGTTCGGGTCTCTTTCTGGATCATTATCGGCATTGCCTTTATTACCGGATGGCTCTTTGGCCTTTTGGGGGTGATGGGCGCCTTCTTGCCTTTGCCGGCCATGATTTATCTTATGGGCCTGGCGGCGGCCATTGCCCTGGGGACCGATCTTTTTTGCACAGCTTTCTCAGGCGGTTACGGAGCCCTCACCTACGCCTTGAAAGGACACGTTGAAATCATTGCCGTCTTATGGATTCTCGTTGGCACCCTTGTCGGCACGCAGACTTGCAGCCGCACTGCCCATTATGTAAAGGGCCCGGGCATTCGTCTTTTGTATGCTGTTACCGCGATCACGGTTGGGTTGTCTGTTCTTCTCAAACAGTTTGGTATGATTGTCCCGGCCCGTGTCGTGTTGCTGGTGGCTATTCTTGCCCCTTGCGGTATTCTTATGGCGAAGATGCTTAAGGGGTATTTGCGGGAAAGGCAAGAGTAG
- a CDS encoding pyruvate, water dikinase: MFNFFSKKRREKALRGEEEKDLFTHKYKAFRELLDANNAVLATMADMQEKASGAYVFDAAYVESSYRSVSKGINRIIDSLNQVSGNKYKDLVRASDRINKTAQEILHPAIAIPKTDYVLALESVHKDMAPSCGGKMAYLGEVANNIRLQVPNAFVITTFSYQSFVRHNQIEALLEENCGSVDIRDYAALEDASRAMQGLVQKSEVPGDLQDAILLAFDEMKRQTAETSLHVSVRSSAILEDIMASFAGQYATVLNVTRESLIEAYKKVISSQFTPRALFYFKDKGFNINEMAMAAGVVQMIDPASSGIAYSRDPRNPDEDVVLINAVWGLGDYAVGGVVPPETLKVIAPAKGGKGSRVSRKKEGRQRVMSRASADGGTQEVAVPEHMQDTSCLDEDQVLKLSNLARVLESHFESPQDMEWALDHNGVIQVLQSRPLRMSYMHKEKLLDKPRHVEGHELLLDKGKIACRGVSAGPVRQVRDERAMGDFPEGGVLVIRQAHPEFALILDKATAVISDTGSVLGHLATVARELGVPAILNAEDATRVLRDGMLVTVDAQYGRVYEGEVGELLKAGKQTGGFSSSPIYRRLRTILKEITPLYMTDPRGPDFKAKTCRTFHDITRFSHEMALREMFDFGKHTYFSEKSAKKLVSKDIPLEWLVIDLEDGLKQGLGKRIGPEDIVSEPMRAIWEGMTAVPWKGPPPMDTKGFLSVVAGSAIDPDAASYLTDKNYIVLSKDFCNLSVRLGFHFSTTESYVGGNENQNYVSFAFKGGGADSGRRNRRVAFISRILGKFDFRVEVREDSIFARIEGHEEAFLKERLKVLGHVIVHTRQMDMVMHNEKMVEWYYKDMIKGIESFVNIPH, from the coding sequence ATGTTCAATTTTTTCAGCAAGAAAAGACGAGAAAAAGCCCTACGGGGAGAGGAAGAGAAGGACCTCTTTACCCACAAGTATAAGGCCTTTCGGGAACTCCTTGACGCCAACAATGCGGTGCTTGCCACCATGGCGGATATGCAGGAAAAGGCAAGCGGGGCCTATGTCTTCGATGCAGCCTATGTGGAATCTTCGTATCGGTCCGTTTCAAAGGGCATTAACAGGATTATCGACAGTCTGAACCAGGTATCTGGTAATAAGTACAAGGATCTGGTGCGTGCCAGTGACCGCATCAACAAGACAGCTCAGGAGATCCTCCATCCAGCAATCGCCATCCCCAAAACCGATTACGTGTTAGCCCTTGAATCCGTTCATAAGGATATGGCGCCTTCCTGCGGGGGCAAGATGGCCTATCTGGGCGAGGTGGCCAACAACATTCGTCTCCAAGTGCCTAATGCCTTTGTCATCACCACATTCTCCTATCAGAGCTTTGTACGACATAACCAGATAGAAGCGCTTTTGGAGGAAAACTGCGGCTCGGTTGATATCAGGGATTATGCCGCCCTGGAGGATGCCAGCCGTGCAATGCAGGGGTTAGTGCAAAAAAGTGAGGTCCCCGGCGATCTTCAAGACGCAATACTGCTCGCGTTTGACGAAATGAAGAGGCAAACAGCAGAGACATCCCTTCATGTATCTGTTCGAAGCAGCGCCATCCTCGAAGACATCATGGCCAGCTTTGCCGGCCAGTACGCCACTGTGCTGAATGTCACAAGGGAAAGTCTCATAGAGGCTTACAAGAAGGTTATTTCGAGCCAGTTTACGCCCAGAGCCCTCTTTTACTTTAAGGACAAGGGCTTTAACATCAATGAGATGGCCATGGCCGCAGGCGTCGTACAGATGATTGATCCCGCGTCAAGCGGGATAGCCTATTCACGTGATCCCAGAAATCCGGATGAGGACGTGGTCCTCATCAATGCTGTGTGGGGACTGGGAGATTATGCAGTAGGGGGGGTGGTCCCTCCGGAAACTCTCAAAGTCATCGCCCCGGCCAAAGGCGGAAAGGGCAGCAGGGTTTCGCGCAAGAAAGAGGGCAGGCAAAGGGTCATGAGTCGTGCCTCTGCCGACGGCGGGACACAAGAGGTTGCAGTTCCCGAGCATATGCAGGACACATCGTGCCTGGATGAAGATCAGGTACTAAAACTGAGCAATCTTGCCCGCGTGCTGGAATCGCATTTTGAATCCCCTCAGGATATGGAATGGGCCTTGGACCATAACGGGGTTATTCAAGTTTTGCAATCAAGGCCTCTTCGTATGTCCTACATGCATAAAGAGAAACTCTTGGATAAGCCCAGGCATGTGGAAGGGCACGAGCTTCTTCTTGATAAGGGTAAGATTGCCTGCCGCGGGGTATCAGCAGGGCCCGTCCGCCAAGTGAGGGACGAAAGGGCAATGGGCGATTTCCCCGAAGGAGGCGTTCTGGTGATAAGACAGGCACATCCCGAGTTCGCACTGATCCTGGATAAGGCCACTGCTGTGATTTCTGACACAGGTTCTGTCTTGGGACACCTTGCCACAGTTGCAAGAGAACTGGGCGTGCCTGCCATTCTTAATGCAGAAGATGCTACAAGAGTTCTAAGAGACGGCATGCTGGTGACAGTCGATGCTCAATATGGCAGGGTTTATGAGGGTGAGGTTGGTGAGCTACTGAAGGCCGGCAAACAGACTGGTGGATTTTCCAGTTCTCCAATTTACCGGCGCCTTCGCACAATCTTAAAGGAAATCACCCCATTATACATGACTGACCCCAGGGGCCCTGATTTTAAGGCGAAGACTTGTCGAACCTTTCACGATATCACACGGTTTTCGCACGAAATGGCGTTAAGGGAGATGTTCGATTTCGGTAAGCATACATATTTTTCTGAAAAATCGGCAAAAAAGCTGGTAAGCAAGGATATTCCCCTGGAATGGCTGGTCATAGACCTTGAGGATGGCCTCAAACAAGGCCTTGGAAAGCGGATAGGGCCCGAAGACATTGTATCCGAACCGATGCGTGCCATATGGGAAGGAATGACTGCTGTGCCGTGGAAAGGGCCTCCCCCGATGGACACCAAAGGTTTCTTGTCCGTGGTGGCTGGGTCGGCCATAGACCCTGACGCGGCATCGTATCTGACGGACAAAAATTATATTGTTCTCTCAAAAGACTTCTGTAACTTAAGCGTACGCCTGGGTTTCCATTTTTCCACAACCGAATCTTACGTGGGTGGAAACGAAAATCAGAATTACGTGAGCTTCGCCTTCAAGGGTGGCGGGGCTGATTCCGGCAGGAGAAACCGCAGGGTCGCCTTTATTTCAAGGATACTGGGCAAGTTTGATTTCCGTGTGGAGGTCAGAGAAGACAGTATCTTTGCGCGTATTGAGGGGCACGAAGAAGCCTTCTTGAAGGAACGTCTGAAGGTATTGGGACATGTCATAGTTCACACACGGCAGATGGATATGGTAATGCACAACGAAAAAATGGTAGAGTGGTATTACAAAGATATGATCAAGGGAATTGAGTCTTTTGTGAACATTCCGCATTAG
- a CDS encoding PAS domain S-box protein, giving the protein MKKYLKYFARKPGLWLITGVIAVLLGGALILGTLSARETKKIINEDFNAQQLSLARNATEILTVNFRILKRELMTLSLSPSIQYVEAVSWPNRMKISLSSIKDYGVIRVMLVNAHGTNSYSVNYANAVFVEKGSYGREDYFQWCKEPANRGKVYISDVKKEVVENSEPGLVMTMATPVYNVSSDQAHPKPTYQFSGVLVFVLDAGLLAEKFVGRIRSGKTGYAWVINESGDFLYHLERDFIGQNAFEVRKFKDPHISFSKIDLIQKTKMLRGKEGTSWYISGWHRGVRGPMKKLIAYAPVQIGAANATRIWSVAVAAPISEVEDAVHTVYVRQFMIQGVLIAAVIVIFTFFIANERTWLKTLEEEVEEKTKDLARYANRLQRSEERYRSVIESADDMIYTVDEQCNILSVNQYCLQLMGCQVDDVVGKRVMDVIEYETPESVCLTVEKVLATSETINHEECVNIENRQYCLDTKYKPVLTDGGHIGAVLIISRDITEHKIMEGQLVHTEKLASLGSLSAGVAHEINNPVAIILGFTELLMDRTPAGSKEHEILKTIERQGNNCKRIVENLLAFARIPQKTTTETDVLDDIQKVVNVVMNTLLTKKIDLTTQMEENLPRVKGDGQQLEQVFLNIINNAVAAMEGGGILTISAHLTDHIVKIGFEDTGDGIPPDNLDKIFEPFFTTKRVGEGTGLGLSVSYGIVKKFGGHIEVKSQTRAEGKEPGTTFTVELPVANGKTG; this is encoded by the coding sequence GTGAAGAAATATCTCAAATACTTTGCCCGAAAACCGGGTTTATGGCTTATCACAGGAGTCATCGCAGTACTCTTGGGGGGGGCCCTCATTTTGGGGACGCTTTCAGCCCGCGAAACGAAAAAGATAATCAATGAGGACTTCAATGCACAGCAGCTTTCATTAGCCAGAAATGCCACAGAGATATTGACTGTAAATTTTAGAATCCTTAAGCGGGAACTGATGACTCTGAGCCTCTCACCCTCGATTCAGTATGTGGAGGCGGTCTCCTGGCCAAACCGGATGAAAATCTCCCTTTCAAGTATTAAGGACTATGGTGTAATCCGAGTCATGCTTGTGAACGCTCACGGCACCAACTCCTATTCAGTCAATTATGCCAATGCAGTCTTTGTGGAAAAGGGATCCTATGGCCGCGAGGATTATTTTCAATGGTGCAAAGAACCGGCAAACAGAGGCAAGGTCTACATAAGCGATGTCAAGAAGGAGGTTGTTGAGAACTCTGAGCCTGGTCTTGTCATGACTATGGCTACGCCGGTCTATAACGTCTCAAGCGATCAGGCACACCCGAAACCCACTTACCAATTTTCGGGGGTGCTGGTGTTTGTCCTGGACGCTGGTTTGCTTGCAGAAAAATTCGTGGGTCGCATCAGGTCAGGCAAGACTGGGTATGCATGGGTCATTAATGAGTCCGGGGATTTTCTGTACCACCTGGAAAGGGATTTTATCGGCCAAAATGCCTTTGAGGTGAGAAAATTTAAAGATCCACACATCTCTTTCAGCAAAATCGACCTCATACAAAAAACCAAGATGCTGCGGGGAAAGGAAGGGACCTCCTGGTATATCTCAGGTTGGCACCGTGGCGTGAGGGGCCCCATGAAAAAACTGATCGCCTACGCGCCAGTGCAAATTGGAGCTGCCAACGCCACAAGGATATGGTCGGTTGCCGTGGCAGCGCCGATTAGTGAGGTGGAAGACGCCGTACACACCGTGTATGTTAGACAATTTATGATACAGGGTGTTTTAATTGCTGCGGTAATTGTCATATTTACCTTCTTTATAGCAAACGAAAGGACCTGGCTCAAAACCCTTGAAGAAGAAGTCGAAGAAAAGACAAAAGACCTGGCGCGTTACGCCAACAGGCTGCAACGCTCTGAGGAAAGGTACCGATCCGTTATCGAGTCAGCAGATGACATGATCTATACTGTGGACGAACAGTGTAATATCCTTTCAGTCAATCAATACTGCCTGCAGTTGATGGGGTGTCAGGTTGACGACGTTGTGGGAAAAAGAGTAATGGATGTGATCGAATACGAAACACCCGAAAGTGTCTGCTTGACGGTTGAAAAGGTCTTGGCAACATCTGAGACTATTAATCACGAAGAATGCGTAAACATAGAAAACAGGCAGTATTGCCTTGACACAAAATACAAGCCTGTCCTGACAGACGGAGGTCATATAGGCGCAGTATTGATCATATCCAGAGACATCACAGAACATAAGATAATGGAAGGACAGCTCGTTCATACGGAAAAACTCGCATCTCTGGGGTCGCTTTCAGCAGGCGTTGCCCATGAAATAAACAACCCGGTTGCCATTATCCTTGGTTTTACGGAACTATTGATGGATAGAACCCCCGCAGGCTCCAAAGAACATGAGATCCTCAAGACCATTGAGAGGCAGGGGAATAACTGTAAAAGGATCGTTGAGAATCTCCTTGCCTTTGCCAGGATACCCCAGAAGACCACCACAGAAACTGATGTGCTTGACGATATCCAGAAAGTTGTTAATGTTGTCATGAATACCCTTCTTACAAAAAAGATAGACCTCACAACCCAAATGGAAGAGAACCTTCCCAGAGTAAAGGGTGATGGCCAGCAACTGGAACAGGTATTCTTGAATATTATTAACAATGCGGTAGCCGCCATGGAGGGTGGCGGAATATTGACCATCTCAGCACACCTGACCGATCACATTGTCAAAATAGGATTTGAAGATACTGGCGATGGGATACCGCCTGATAATCTGGATAAAATATTTGAGCCCTTTTTCACCACCAAGAGAGTTGGAGAGGGAACAGGTCTGGGGCTTTCTGTAAGCTACGGTATTGTGAAGAAGTTCGGAGGCCATATCGAAGTCAAGAGCCAGACGAGAGCGGAAGGAAAGGAACCCGGAACCACCTTTACCGTGGAGCTGCCCGTGGCCAACGGCAAGACAGGTTAG